Below is a genomic region from Methanothermobacter tenebrarum.
CCCCAAAAGACCCATGGTTTCTAATGGGCGAATACAAGCCGCCACCATTAGGTATATTAGAGTTAGCTGCCTACATTGAGGCTAAAAATGAAAATATACACATAAAGGTCTTGGATTGTCAGGCCGAGAAGGTTGGCTGGAAAGAATTGGAAAAACACATAGAATCCTTCCAACCAGATATAGTTGTCCCAAGCTCCTTGGCAACCTGTAACGCTTATCTAGTTCTTAGAACCGTTGAAACAGCGAAAAAAATCAGCCCAGATATAATAACCGTTGTCGGCGGCCAACATTTCACGGCCACGGCCCACGAAACTCTCAAATCATATCCAGAGATCGACTTTATCATCCGCGGCGAAGGCGAAGAAACACTCAACCAACTCATCCAAAGCATAGAGAAGAACATGCCCATTTCAAAGGTTAGAGGATTATCCTTCAAACACAATGGTAAGATAATACACAATCCTCCCAGGCCACTTATCCAGAACCTAGATGAGTTGCCATTCCCAGGTTATCATTTTGTCGCAGATCATATGAAAAAATATCATTTTAAGATGATGGCAGGAAACGCAGGATATGCTCTCATAGAAGCTTCACGTGGATGCGATCATCAATGCACTTTTTGTTCACAATGGAAACATTGGAGAGGGTGGAGAACCAAATCACCCCAGCGTATAGCTGATGAAATAGAATACCTATACAATGAATATGGGAGCACATTCCTGTGGTTCACTGACGACAACCTAGGTTCAGGTGATAGGATT
It encodes:
- a CDS encoding B12-binding domain-containing radical SAM protein, which encodes MNVLFIEPPKDPWFLMGEYKPPPLGILELAAYIEAKNENIHIKVLDCQAEKVGWKELEKHIESFQPDIVVPSSLATCNAYLVLRTVETAKKISPDIITVVGGQHFTATAHETLKSYPEIDFIIRGEGEETLNQLIQSIEKNMPISKVRGLSFKHNGKIIHNPPRPLIQNLDELPFPGYHFVADHMKKYHFKMMAGNAGYALIEASRGCDHQCTFCSQWKHWRGWRTKSPQRIADEIEYLYNEYGSTFLWFTDDNLGSGDRIERLCDELIKRDLDDLKWFVQARSDDIIKNRHILPKMRKAGNYWIMAGLERHDDPTLKGFNKNIRSSDAKVSMDLLKENDIFAQATFIIGERRDSHESIEKLREFANMVDPDLAIFMVLTPFPGTKLYDTAKANGWIEDTNWANYDMIHAVMPTENLSREEVQEELYECYRSFYGNVKRRLKGLFSLNTLKGRVYRYMAGRGLLQALGDLF